From one Leptospira stimsonii genomic stretch:
- a CDS encoding TolC family protein, with amino-acid sequence MRFVEKKIPKIFTTTFIASSLLLISPSKRLIGLETDNIVLDLRKSEDIAVENSPDVRLLGSQQMIKNLIVKESWRAYFPTASVSWFRNANVVENESDSRSQRIALNVDQVIFDGGRRSLALQAALNDLNLSKYDFLISINNLKLKVRNAYYGLLSNKAQLEIQAKSIQRQKDQLRFSQRELKLGETTEVQLLQIENRLNEITLQNKRTETAYQSGVEEFKILLRLPSATKISLSADILNGIKFAYKELSLDNLVGLAFQSRIEFARTKAAEIQTTSEYEIAKSFYIPTVSVGGFYASSGDRYDPKQREFGFNFKFSMALGPNSIQDTSNYISRNEDTNRSLTSTTTVGIMDNMQYKRKIAQTGIAAEQAQITRRQLDDIIRIEVAKALQNYKLSWESLKLADENAKVFEKRLLIKEKQVSLGDARRTDLAETEIFYLEAINTMISSRVQYLTAVSQLEMAVGASLDSLELIKTGKN; translated from the coding sequence ATGAGATTCGTAGAAAAAAAGATTCCTAAAATTTTTACTACCACCTTCATCGCTTCATCGTTACTCTTAATTTCTCCGAGTAAGCGTCTGATTGGTTTGGAGACGGATAATATAGTTTTAGACCTTCGTAAATCGGAGGACATCGCCGTTGAAAATAGTCCCGATGTTCGCCTACTTGGAAGTCAACAAATGATCAAGAACTTGATCGTTAAGGAAAGTTGGAGAGCGTATTTCCCTACCGCATCCGTATCTTGGTTTAGAAACGCAAACGTAGTCGAAAACGAATCGGATAGTAGATCACAAAGAATTGCGCTCAACGTTGATCAGGTCATTTTTGACGGAGGAAGGAGATCGTTGGCTCTACAAGCCGCACTTAACGATCTCAACCTATCAAAATACGATTTTCTTATTTCGATTAACAATCTCAAACTCAAGGTGCGAAACGCCTATTACGGACTTCTCAGCAACAAAGCTCAACTTGAAATACAAGCTAAATCCATTCAACGGCAAAAAGATCAGCTTCGTTTTTCGCAACGAGAATTAAAATTAGGGGAAACAACTGAGGTTCAACTTTTACAAATCGAAAATAGATTAAACGAAATCACGCTCCAAAATAAAAGAACAGAAACTGCATATCAGTCCGGGGTGGAAGAATTTAAAATTCTACTGCGACTTCCGAGCGCCACAAAAATAAGCCTCAGCGCGGATATTCTGAATGGAATCAAATTTGCCTACAAGGAACTTTCCTTGGATAATTTAGTAGGTTTGGCGTTTCAATCCAGAATCGAATTCGCACGAACAAAAGCCGCCGAAATTCAGACCACGTCGGAATACGAAATCGCTAAATCTTTTTATATCCCGACGGTTTCCGTGGGCGGATTCTATGCCTCTTCCGGAGACAGATACGATCCCAAACAAAGAGAATTCGGATTCAATTTTAAATTCAGCATGGCACTCGGACCGAATTCGATTCAAGATACTTCGAATTATATTTCTAGAAACGAGGATACGAATCGCTCCTTAACTTCTACGACAACCGTCGGGATTATGGACAACATGCAATACAAAAGAAAGATCGCGCAGACTGGTATCGCGGCCGAACAAGCTCAGATTACAAGAAGACAATTGGACGATATCATTCGGATTGAAGTCGCTAAAGCATTACAGAATTATAAACTTTCTTGGGAATCTCTAAAGCTTGCTGACGAGAACGCCAAAGTTTTCGAAAAACGTCTCCTTATTAAAGAGAAACAAGTGAGTTTAGGAGACGCGCGTAGAACCGATCTTGCCGAAACTGAAATATTTTATTTAGAAGCTATCAATACAATGATTTCCTCGAGAGTTCAATATTTAACGGCAGTCTCTCAATTGGAAATGGCAGTCGGGGCGAGTCTCGATTCTCTCGAATTAATCAAAACTGGGAAAAATTAA
- a CDS encoding efflux RND transporter periplasmic adaptor subunit, which produces MNQRKLIFGIILLIVAMTISCGKKKKDENKNDNKPPFEMVPLALTKKQSVISVLGSVSHYHKAEITSKVLGRIEKVYKEEGNRVTKGQPLAKVETLNLEIQLKKDKASLEVQNKQIDLTRAKYIQSKQRVERELANIEKAKADLKDSKATYDNLSRTYENKKELFKIGAVSETELKGIETGIVSAQTNYFKAQKNLDTLQVGYRPEDLKRAGFKVPTDKIKLHEALVDLNTIVEKSELEIAIANLKSIQASIDSTNLLIKESTIVSPLKGIVAVRSIFAGEAVKEGQAIFVVVDDSEFLLKFSVNESDLNRIKPDQEVEFSVDALPKTKLTGKILIISPIVDPQSRTAEVKVIYKNENALLRPGMFARAEIKDLNPEPAFFIPAKSILPAKEKNEGYIFVSKNNLLFKKLIKIESVSGENSQISGDVKEGELVAIGNVSGLKEGEKAPEPVKQPAPTTESKK; this is translated from the coding sequence ATGAATCAACGTAAATTAATATTCGGAATTATTCTATTAATCGTGGCGATGACGATATCGTGCGGGAAGAAAAAAAAAGACGAGAATAAAAACGACAACAAACCGCCTTTCGAAATGGTTCCATTAGCCTTAACAAAAAAACAATCCGTTATAAGCGTATTGGGTAGCGTTTCACATTATCATAAAGCGGAGATTACTTCTAAGGTTTTAGGAAGAATCGAAAAGGTATATAAAGAAGAAGGTAATCGAGTCACCAAAGGACAACCACTGGCAAAGGTGGAAACGCTCAACTTAGAAATACAGCTTAAAAAAGACAAGGCTTCTCTGGAAGTTCAGAATAAACAAATAGATCTAACAAGAGCGAAGTATATTCAATCTAAACAAAGGGTAGAAAGGGAACTTGCCAACATCGAGAAGGCAAAGGCTGATCTCAAAGATTCAAAGGCAACATACGATAATCTCAGTAGAACGTATGAAAACAAAAAGGAACTTTTCAAAATCGGCGCAGTCTCCGAAACCGAACTCAAAGGGATTGAAACAGGGATCGTTTCCGCTCAAACGAATTATTTCAAAGCTCAAAAAAATCTAGATACACTTCAGGTTGGTTATCGCCCGGAAGATCTGAAAAGAGCAGGCTTTAAGGTTCCAACAGATAAGATCAAGTTACACGAAGCACTGGTAGACCTGAACACAATCGTTGAAAAATCCGAATTAGAAATCGCAATTGCAAATTTGAAAAGTATACAGGCTAGCATCGATTCTACAAACCTTTTGATTAAAGAATCAACAATCGTTTCCCCTTTAAAGGGGATCGTTGCGGTAAGATCCATTTTCGCCGGAGAAGCCGTAAAAGAAGGTCAGGCGATTTTCGTTGTAGTCGATGATTCCGAATTCTTATTAAAATTTTCTGTAAACGAATCGGATTTAAACAGAATTAAACCGGACCAAGAAGTAGAGTTCTCAGTAGATGCTTTGCCAAAAACAAAGTTAACCGGTAAAATTTTGATCATTAGTCCGATAGTCGACCCTCAGAGTAGAACAGCCGAAGTCAAAGTCATTTATAAAAATGAGAATGCTCTCTTAAGACCGGGAATGTTTGCAAGAGCGGAAATCAAAGATCTCAACCCGGAGCCTGCTTTTTTTATTCCGGCAAAAAGTATTCTTCCGGCTAAGGAAAAGAATGAAGGTTATATTTTCGTTTCTAAAAACAATCTCTTATTTAAGAAGTTGATCAAGATTGAAAGTGTGAGCGGTGAGAATTCTCAAATTTCAGGAGACGTCAAGGAAGGCGAGTTAGTTGCGATCGGAAACGTTTCAGGCCTTAAAGAAGGAGAAAAAGCACCAGAACCTGTGAAGCAACCTGCTCCTACGACGGAATCTAAGAAGTAA
- a CDS encoding efflux RND transporter permease subunit produces the protein MNAILSFFLKRRVTTFMLFFGLFLWGMISVRLLPVSLMPATESPALTIVTKYPGVAPSRIEEILTKPIEEQIVGVGGIESIYSTSEEGESRVNVVFYEVRDLTLKAVELKSKIDLIRDTFPREVEEPAVIRYDPSDRPIFIVKLESANYSLKDLREIAENKIKKRLERVDGVSEIRVGGGRYREITVEVNRDILNHLGIPLSEVMERIRTANVDLPAGRIQSGEDWINVRVLGKFSAMKIMEEITVRSPKQDKLIKLKDIAIVIDGHRDRDDISRENGNENVTIYVQKAGEANTLLVCEGLREELSQISFPLVKTEVTYDQSEFIKISIDRVSSSAATGGLIAIIVMFLFLRNFRATMIVGVSIPLSIVITFAVMFLTKTGINVMTLAGLALGAGLLIDNSVVVLDRIFFLRQQADAKKDAISKNRLDDFGNAKKKKGKKKTRENPDLEETPISNESTSSIVDNSVLGLYKELAASTLTNIAVFFPFFIGSKELKQLYGGMSYTVSFSILISLCVSLFFLPQLAKIFLSNPENFKPFQIDINAILKIPFIGDWLSPLVNLIARIGKLYSRYVSSILSLQKLRTFYLFSLKRLLRKPQLVYLSLVTLIVVGGGISPFLKQEYVDPVDAGEIRASVELETGTHLEATSERVKRIEELIKKVSDVDKINSKIEKWHADLYIKLKPPDKRSKNSDELIAEFKDLTEPLKDVFVYYVENGSMDSGRELDIEFIGDDPIKLKEIAKEAAQKIKSISGIQETVLRFREGKQEFRLNVFQDKMALTGLNSQEVGNYVRTAIQGSIPTKFIEESKEIDIRVRFREADRFDLNQVASYKIPGAKNSISISELSNPEEKEGETKIYRKNKRRMVTITAKLGSLDLGSAVNRIGEVLKEIPMPDNYYFEFGSSYKKLEKNKKEMGFMIFLAIFLIYCILASLFESLRIPWILLVSVPLGVFADLILLFVFRMSLNISVYIGFILLAGIAINNSIMLVDQTIHIFSHSNGQNRNFALIRATLKSASERLRPILMTTLTTVTALIPTMLDFGEGSQLWRPLAITVFSGLSISTVLTLLFVPVLFFGSEKTGKQGKEGMFSFLKSKFGRKQEFKSLPLEE, from the coding sequence ATGAACGCCATTCTTTCCTTTTTTCTCAAGAGAAGAGTAACAACTTTCATGTTATTCTTCGGGTTGTTCCTTTGGGGAATGATATCGGTTCGTCTTCTTCCAGTTTCACTGATGCCTGCAACTGAATCACCCGCTCTTACGATTGTCACAAAATATCCCGGAGTCGCGCCTTCGCGCATCGAAGAAATCCTAACGAAACCAATCGAAGAACAAATCGTTGGTGTAGGCGGAATTGAATCCATTTACTCGACTTCCGAAGAGGGTGAATCCCGGGTGAACGTAGTTTTTTACGAAGTTCGAGATCTAACTTTGAAAGCCGTAGAATTAAAATCGAAGATCGATTTAATCCGCGACACGTTTCCAAGAGAAGTGGAAGAACCTGCAGTCATACGTTATGATCCGAGCGACCGCCCTATCTTTATAGTTAAATTGGAATCCGCGAATTATTCCTTAAAGGATCTAAGGGAAATTGCGGAAAATAAGATAAAAAAACGTTTAGAGAGAGTGGATGGAGTCAGTGAGATTCGTGTCGGCGGAGGTCGATATCGAGAAATCACTGTAGAAGTAAATCGTGATATTCTTAATCATTTGGGGATACCCCTCTCCGAGGTCATGGAAAGGATTAGAACTGCGAATGTGGATCTTCCGGCAGGTCGGATTCAATCCGGAGAGGATTGGATTAATGTTCGAGTTTTAGGGAAATTCTCCGCAATGAAAATTATGGAGGAGATCACGGTTCGCTCTCCCAAACAAGACAAACTGATTAAATTGAAGGATATTGCGATCGTAATTGACGGTCACAGAGATAGGGACGATATCTCAAGGGAGAACGGAAACGAGAACGTTACGATCTATGTGCAAAAAGCCGGAGAAGCCAATACGTTATTAGTCTGCGAAGGACTTCGGGAAGAATTATCGCAGATCTCGTTTCCTCTGGTGAAAACGGAAGTAACCTATGATCAATCCGAATTCATTAAGATATCAATTGATAGAGTTTCCAGCTCCGCCGCGACCGGCGGATTGATTGCAATTATCGTAATGTTTTTATTTTTACGAAACTTTCGAGCGACGATGATCGTAGGAGTTTCGATTCCATTATCCATTGTAATTACTTTCGCGGTGATGTTTCTTACAAAAACAGGCATTAACGTAATGACGCTCGCTGGATTAGCGTTAGGTGCCGGTCTTTTAATAGATAATTCCGTGGTCGTACTCGATCGAATATTTTTCCTGAGACAACAAGCAGATGCAAAGAAAGACGCTATTTCAAAAAATAGATTGGATGATTTCGGAAACGCAAAAAAGAAGAAAGGGAAAAAGAAAACGCGTGAGAACCCGGATTTAGAAGAAACGCCAATTTCGAATGAGAGTACTTCATCAATTGTGGACAATTCCGTCCTCGGATTGTATAAAGAATTGGCGGCTTCAACACTTACCAACATTGCAGTTTTTTTTCCATTCTTTATCGGATCAAAGGAATTAAAGCAACTTTACGGAGGAATGTCTTATACAGTTAGTTTCTCCATTCTTATTTCTTTATGCGTTTCTTTATTTTTTTTACCTCAGCTTGCTAAAATATTTCTTTCCAATCCGGAAAACTTCAAGCCGTTTCAAATTGATATCAACGCGATCCTCAAAATCCCGTTCATCGGCGATTGGCTTTCCCCTTTAGTTAATTTGATAGCACGAATCGGTAAATTATATTCTCGTTATGTTTCCAGCATCCTTAGTTTACAAAAATTGCGAACGTTTTATCTTTTTTCTCTAAAGCGATTATTACGAAAACCGCAACTCGTATATCTTTCGCTTGTTACTTTAATCGTCGTTGGAGGAGGGATTTCCCCATTTTTAAAACAAGAATACGTGGATCCGGTTGATGCGGGAGAAATTCGTGCAAGCGTCGAATTGGAAACGGGAACTCACTTGGAAGCCACGAGTGAGCGTGTTAAACGAATTGAGGAATTGATAAAAAAAGTTTCGGATGTGGATAAGATCAATTCTAAAATCGAAAAATGGCACGCGGATCTTTACATTAAGTTGAAACCACCGGACAAGAGATCGAAAAACTCGGACGAATTGATTGCGGAATTCAAAGATTTAACCGAACCTCTTAAAGATGTTTTTGTTTATTACGTTGAAAATGGATCGATGGATAGCGGAAGAGAATTGGATATCGAGTTCATAGGAGACGATCCGATCAAACTAAAGGAGATCGCAAAGGAAGCGGCGCAAAAAATAAAATCGATTTCCGGAATACAAGAGACGGTTTTACGATTTCGAGAAGGAAAGCAGGAGTTTCGTTTGAACGTTTTTCAGGACAAAATGGCTTTAACCGGACTGAATTCGCAAGAGGTGGGAAACTATGTTCGAACTGCAATCCAAGGATCTATCCCGACCAAGTTTATAGAAGAGTCCAAAGAAATAGATATTCGAGTCCGATTCAGAGAGGCAGATCGATTCGATTTGAATCAGGTTGCGTCCTATAAAATACCCGGCGCGAAAAATTCAATTTCCATTTCCGAACTATCAAATCCGGAAGAAAAGGAAGGAGAAACAAAAATTTATAGAAAGAACAAACGAAGAATGGTTACGATCACAGCAAAATTAGGAAGTCTTGATTTAGGGTCTGCAGTCAATCGTATCGGTGAAGTTCTAAAAGAAATACCGATGCCGGATAATTATTATTTCGAGTTCGGTAGCTCCTATAAAAAGTTAGAAAAGAATAAGAAAGAAATGGGATTTATGATCTTTCTAGCTATATTCTTAATTTATTGTATTCTCGCTTCTCTTTTTGAATCTCTTAGAATTCCCTGGATCCTCTTGGTTTCCGTTCCATTGGGAGTATTCGCCGATTTAATCCTACTTTTTGTTTTTCGAATGTCTTTGAATATTTCCGTGTATATCGGTTTTATTTTGTTGGCTGGAATTGCGATCAACAACTCGATTATGCTTGTTGATCAGACGATCCATATCTTTTCACACAGTAATGGGCAGAATCGCAATTTCGCTTTAATAAGAGCGACTTTAAAATCCGCCTCAGAAAGATTGAGACCAATCTTGATGACCACTTTGACTACTGTAACCGCTTTGATTCCAACGATGTTAGATTTTGGCGAGGGGAGTCAGTTGTGGAGACCACTTGCGATAACCGTTTTCTCGGGACTTAGTATTTCGACCGTGTTAACGTTGTTATTTGTCCCAGTTCTTTTCTTTGGCTCCGAAAAAACAGGAAAGCAAGGAAAAGAAGGCATGTTTTCGTTTTTAAAGAGTAAGTTCGGCCGCAAACAGGAATTTAAGTCACTTCCTCTTGAAGAATGA
- a CDS encoding efflux RND transporter permease subunit: MTAFFLRNRVTTLVTFLLILLLGAISIKDLKIDLLPDISYPTLTVITVYENVSPSEIETLITRPIEEIVSSVNGVDRITSESLEGVSIVKIRFRWGTNMDTASIQTREKVDLVKGSLPIDSKKSIVLKFDPNDAPLLQIAVVPTGINPKELRYFLKKNIAPYFERVDGIAAVSITGGYEKQILVNIDRGKLNSYSLSPSEVIQRIGANNFNFPAGNIKRDDREILVRTMGAYENVDSIADLVVNLSESGAPVYLRSLAEILDSYKERTSASFYDGEECVALVLKKEAGKNSVFVSDEAKEVIHFVNEEFGSKLKLIIVADQSVFIRDSIGGVASSGVQAIIICFFVLSFFLGTFRESIIVTLSIPVSVLVTLVFMYFQKMTLNTMSLGGLAVGVGMMVDSSIVVLESIFGFKKKFPNDSVKSSLEGTKDVVGSLFSSTLTSIVVFLPILFIEGIAASVFKEFALSITYSLISSFFVSVSFIPVLCTLPFFSKEQTNDGPFSFFWAFREKSLNILEELYVFSVKFVISNRRKVTLSVLALIPLTVLFFKVLPVELMPQVEKAEISAKIILPAGSSLEKNTEISRRVVEILNQTGLVARTFLKAGYEEKDLIINPKGDFGLNRSELFIGLTSYDVAEDLIEKSQEALENLHNETGAQILFIPAKDLLSDILPESGEGLTLEVSGQDLTVLKETCEEIRRDLSELPNFTEATSSFSEETPELRVLIDRDKMAGFGLSVENVAKTLRAVIKGEQATRFRRNDDEIPVLVRHRLSDRSGTESLADTLFKIQSGSFIRLRDFSEIVSGFSNRKILRYDGRRVGIVKAQFTDIKYSEAASLAEPVLKKYSDRKDISILPGETQKMMEKSIDSLTFAIALSILLVYMVLASNMENVGLPFVILFSIFVSGVGVAIGLILTGKTLNIISVMGMILLAGVVVNNAIILIEFYQLHSKDYRTTEELVIAGGRRRLNPILSTTATTILGLLPLLITFGPPSPQGPMAAAVMGGLVVSTILTLVFIPMAYMAYVENISKFTRKK, translated from the coding sequence ATGACAGCTTTTTTTCTAAGGAATAGAGTAACCACTCTGGTTACTTTTCTTCTCATACTACTATTGGGCGCAATCAGTATCAAGGATCTAAAGATTGATCTATTACCGGACATTTCATATCCTACGTTAACCGTAATTACCGTTTATGAAAACGTTTCACCTTCAGAAATCGAAACTTTGATCACCCGTCCAATCGAAGAGATTGTATCTTCGGTAAACGGGGTGGATCGAATTACCTCTGAATCTTTAGAAGGCGTTTCGATTGTGAAAATTCGATTCCGTTGGGGAACGAATATGGATACGGCTTCGATTCAAACGAGAGAGAAAGTGGACCTCGTAAAGGGTAGCCTTCCTATCGATTCGAAAAAATCGATCGTACTTAAATTCGATCCGAATGACGCGCCCCTTTTGCAGATCGCCGTTGTTCCCACCGGAATCAATCCGAAAGAACTTAGATACTTTCTAAAAAAGAACATCGCACCGTACTTTGAAAGAGTTGATGGGATTGCGGCCGTTTCGATTACGGGCGGTTATGAAAAACAAATATTGGTGAATATCGATCGGGGTAAGTTGAACTCTTACAGTTTGAGTCCTTCAGAAGTTATTCAAAGAATTGGGGCGAATAATTTTAATTTTCCTGCAGGCAATATCAAAAGAGACGATCGGGAAATTCTCGTGAGAACTATGGGGGCTTACGAGAATGTAGACAGTATCGCCGACTTGGTTGTCAATCTTTCCGAGTCAGGTGCGCCGGTATATCTTAGAAGTTTAGCGGAAATATTGGACTCTTATAAGGAAAGAACGAGCGCGAGCTTTTACGACGGGGAAGAATGTGTCGCTTTGGTTTTGAAAAAAGAAGCAGGGAAAAATAGCGTCTTTGTTTCGGATGAGGCAAAGGAGGTTATTCATTTCGTAAATGAAGAATTCGGCTCAAAACTCAAGCTCATTATAGTCGCGGACCAATCCGTATTTATCCGAGATTCAATCGGTGGAGTTGCTTCCTCGGGCGTTCAGGCAATCATCATTTGTTTTTTCGTTTTATCTTTTTTTCTCGGAACGTTTCGAGAATCGATTATAGTCACTCTATCCATTCCAGTTTCCGTACTCGTAACACTCGTTTTTATGTATTTCCAAAAAATGACTTTAAATACGATGTCGCTTGGTGGCCTCGCTGTCGGAGTCGGGATGATGGTGGATTCTTCGATCGTGGTATTAGAGTCCATATTCGGATTTAAGAAAAAATTTCCGAACGATTCTGTGAAAAGTTCTTTGGAAGGGACAAAAGATGTAGTCGGTTCTTTGTTTTCTTCCACTTTAACAAGTATCGTGGTTTTTCTTCCGATTCTTTTTATTGAAGGAATCGCCGCATCCGTATTTAAGGAATTCGCACTTTCGATTACTTATTCCTTGATTTCTTCTTTTTTTGTTTCCGTCAGTTTTATTCCGGTGCTTTGCACTTTACCTTTTTTTTCAAAAGAGCAGACAAACGACGGTCCTTTCTCCTTTTTCTGGGCTTTCCGAGAGAAATCTTTAAACATATTAGAAGAGTTGTATGTGTTCTCCGTTAAATTCGTGATTTCGAATCGAAGAAAAGTTACGTTATCCGTTCTCGCTCTGATTCCTTTAACCGTTTTGTTTTTTAAAGTTTTACCGGTCGAATTGATGCCCCAGGTCGAAAAGGCCGAAATATCAGCGAAGATCATTTTACCGGCGGGTTCTTCTTTGGAAAAAAATACTGAAATCTCCAGAAGAGTCGTGGAAATCCTAAATCAAACAGGATTGGTTGCGAGAACGTTTTTAAAAGCCGGTTATGAAGAAAAGGATCTGATCATAAACCCGAAAGGTGACTTCGGTTTAAACCGATCGGAGTTGTTTATCGGACTAACATCCTATGATGTTGCTGAGGATCTAATCGAAAAATCTCAGGAGGCTCTCGAGAATTTACATAATGAAACGGGTGCTCAGATTTTATTTATACCGGCGAAAGATTTGCTTTCAGATATTCTTCCGGAATCTGGGGAAGGATTGACTTTGGAAGTTTCCGGGCAGGATTTAACGGTCTTAAAAGAAACCTGTGAAGAGATTCGGAGGGACTTGAGTGAACTTCCCAATTTTACGGAAGCAACTTCTTCTTTTTCCGAAGAGACACCCGAGTTGAGAGTTCTTATCGATCGAGATAAAATGGCGGGGTTCGGACTTTCCGTTGAAAACGTTGCTAAAACTTTGAGAGCGGTTATCAAAGGAGAACAAGCTACCCGTTTTCGAAGGAATGACGATGAAATTCCTGTATTGGTAAGACATCGTCTCTCGGATCGTTCCGGAACGGAATCGTTAGCGGATACTTTATTTAAGATTCAATCGGGATCTTTTATTCGTCTTCGGGATTTCTCGGAAATCGTTTCCGGTTTTTCCAATAGAAAAATTCTAAGATATGACGGTCGAAGAGTCGGAATCGTCAAAGCTCAATTCACCGATATAAAATACAGCGAAGCGGCTTCCCTTGCTGAACCGGTTTTGAAAAAATATTCGGACCGTAAGGATATATCGATTCTTCCTGGAGAAACGCAGAAGATGATGGAGAAATCCATCGATTCTTTAACGTTTGCGATCGCACTTTCTATCTTGTTAGTATATATGGTTCTTGCATCCAATATGGAGAATGTCGGACTGCCGTTTGTCATTTTATTTTCGATCTTCGTATCCGGAGTAGGAGTTGCGATCGGTCTGATACTAACCGGCAAAACGTTAAATATCATCTCTGTCATGGGAATGATTCTTTTGGCGGGAGTTGTGGTAAACAATGCCATCATTCTTATCGAGTTTTATCAACTTCACTCGAAAGATTATCGAACGACCGAAGAATTAGTGATCGCGGGAGGAAGAAGAAGATTGAATCCGATCTTGAGTACGACCGCGACTACCATCTTAGGATTGTTACCGCTCTTGATCACTTTCGGCCCCCCTTCTCCTCAGGGACCTATGGCCGCGGCGGTTATGGGCGGATTGGTTGTTTCTACGATTTTGACCCTCGTTTTTATTCCTATGGCTTATATGGCCTACGTGGAAAATATTTCTAAGTTTACTCGCAAAAAATGA
- a CDS encoding Ig-like domain-containing protein has translation MVRYIIMKYLGHTFAFILLACQFTVGCSQFLDNASGPLDFLPALHVLGDSSPPFIEMSSPGQGLSGVDPNSEIFILFSKNMNKPYTEGAFSLSNNGVNQDGTFRWIDRAMIFKPTKALTSPGLYTYLVSRSRAESDMGVNLLDDLRVNFSFSTDLSTPKIVTTVPQDGSTGIPIDSKITIEFNKPIDIASLYSGISIRPDVPLDFLNVSVSNGDTRFVFTPKQELVFGTIYTVTIPNTVRDQAGNTLTTAYTFSFTVGNDFQVPDLTQVSFQNTSISVPAAPDIVVPGEFIVTSGLNKDKPIFLDFTEEVKLSSVSDGVQVSPSVPFSVSSANPTNTRFRLDFLQPLDLSRVYTLTVSNTIVDLQNNKLRKNYTYFLKVKGSYSQKIRVKGIYSEAAFTRIFLTNQINIPGGGATPLSQGVCVPSPPSVDNCTQPIFIRFCYGESDLDPDLDTTCLTPGTLTGDTQSKILLSSVRVTLTREFGSGTTINEFIGNLTDATPVIFAPGIFAFGTSAFGLGKGATYLLRVSGGTNGVKDNHGNTMDNDYTVRLRF, from the coding sequence ATGGTACGTTATATTATTATGAAATATTTAGGACATACATTCGCATTCATTCTTCTTGCTTGTCAATTTACAGTGGGATGTTCGCAATTCTTAGACAATGCTTCAGGACCGCTCGACTTTCTTCCGGCATTGCACGTATTAGGTGATTCTTCTCCTCCATTTATCGAAATGAGTTCTCCCGGGCAAGGGTTGAGCGGGGTGGATCCGAATTCGGAAATTTTTATTCTATTCTCCAAAAATATGAATAAACCTTACACCGAAGGCGCTTTTTCATTAAGCAATAACGGCGTTAATCAAGACGGAACCTTTCGTTGGATCGACCGAGCGATGATTTTTAAACCGACTAAGGCATTGACCTCACCCGGATTATACACTTATTTAGTCTCCAGATCCCGTGCGGAAAGCGATATGGGCGTTAATCTTTTGGATGATCTTAGGGTTAACTTCAGTTTTAGTACTGACTTAAGCACGCCTAAAATCGTTACAACGGTTCCTCAAGACGGGTCGACTGGAATTCCGATCGATTCTAAAATCACTATTGAATTCAACAAGCCGATCGATATTGCCTCCCTTTATAGCGGAATTTCGATTAGACCGGATGTACCCCTGGACTTCTTGAATGTTTCCGTTTCCAATGGGGATACACGATTCGTATTCACTCCTAAGCAGGAACTTGTATTCGGAACAATCTACACTGTGACAATTCCTAATACGGTAAGGGATCAGGCGGGCAACACGCTCACAACGGCATATACCTTTAGTTTTACAGTAGGGAACGATTTTCAAGTGCCAGATTTGACACAGGTAAGTTTTCAGAATACTTCGATTTCCGTTCCCGCCGCTCCGGACATAGTCGTTCCGGGCGAATTCATCGTTACGTCAGGTTTAAATAAAGATAAACCTATATTCTTGGACTTTACGGAAGAAGTTAAGTTATCCTCAGTTTCGGACGGCGTACAAGTTTCACCCTCCGTTCCTTTTAGTGTATCTTCCGCAAATCCAACTAACACACGCTTTAGATTAGATTTTCTTCAACCGTTAGACTTGTCTCGAGTTTATACTTTAACAGTTTCTAATACGATTGTAGATCTTCAAAATAATAAGCTTCGAAAGAACTACACATACTTTTTGAAAGTAAAGGGAAGCTATTCCCAGAAGATCAGAGTCAAAGGAATTTATTCCGAAGCGGCGTTTACCAGAATATTTCTTACCAATCAAATCAATATTCCGGGTGGAGGTGCGACGCCGCTTTCGCAAGGAGTTTGCGTTCCTTCGCCGCCTTCCGTTGACAATTGTACACAACCTATCTTTATTCGTTTTTGTTATGGGGAAAGCGATCTTGATCCTGATTTAGATACGACCTGTCTCACTCCTGGAACTTTAACCGGAGATACGCAGTCAAAAATTCTTTTGAGTTCAGTAAGAGTTACATTAACGAGAGAATTTGGTAGTGGGACAACAATTAACGAATTTATCGGAAATTTAACCGATGCAACGCCGGTAATCTTTGCCCCCGGAATTTTTGCATTTGGTACGAGTGCTTTCGGTTTAGGAAAAGGTGCGACCTATCTATTGAGAGTCAGCGGCGGTACAAACGGCGTAAAAGACAATCACGGAAATACAATGGATAATGACTACACTGTTCGTCTTCGGTTCTAA